One stretch of Microvirga lotononidis DNA includes these proteins:
- a CDS encoding xanthine dehydrogenase family protein molybdopterin-binding subunit codes for MTYIGTATSRVDGHAKVTGAAKYAAEPKAADLAHGSVVTSTIAKGRVARIDVSDALRVDGVIDVLTHTNRPRMADGDSGYKDDLAPDGSPFRPLYDDAILFDGQPVALVVANDLETAQFAASLVQVDYHEEPHVTDMQRQRDVESVLKAAAEPGSSPFAPPKPRGNAKAALAAAAVRHQGEYSVPIEHHNPIELYASTVMYEPDGKLTVYDKTQGVQNVQRYLCGALELAPGSVRVLSPFTGGAFGSGLRPQYQVVLAALAALALKRSVRVGLTRQQMYGLGYRPAMIQRIDLGAKADGTLEAISHDAVTVTSQYEHFYRQETGWSGLLYRCPNTTYAHRLAPLDLPSSCDMRAPSAATGVYALECAMDELAVALGLDPLDLRLRCYSDRDQIADRPYSSKNLRECYHRGAEAFGWDKRNPEPRSMRDGSELVGWGMATGVWEALQVPVAVRIVLTANGHAEVSCATSDIGTGTYTIMAQVSADMLGLPIENISVKLGDSTLPQSPVEGGSWIAASVANAIVTTSGVIRSELLNLAKKAPNSPLSDVEPDDVRLADGKIVGNKDPARAVSIADAMRQGGIDRIEREETTHFPKNEAHSHNTHSAVFAEVKVDEELGVIRVTRVVNAVAAGRILNTKTASSQILGGVVWGIGMALHEETLLDHTFGRVMNANIAEYHVPVNADIHDVEVIFVDEPDGTINRLGIKGLGEIGIVGVAAAIANAVHHATGKRVRDLPITLDKVFQ; via the coding sequence ATGACCTATATCGGCACCGCCACATCCCGCGTCGATGGCCATGCGAAGGTCACGGGCGCGGCAAAATACGCAGCAGAACCCAAGGCCGCCGACCTTGCACACGGCAGCGTCGTCACATCAACCATCGCCAAGGGCAGAGTCGCGCGCATCGACGTGAGCGATGCCTTGCGGGTCGACGGCGTGATCGACGTACTTACCCACACGAACCGGCCTCGGATGGCCGACGGCGACAGCGGCTATAAGGACGATTTGGCGCCAGACGGTTCGCCGTTCCGGCCTCTGTACGATGACGCGATCCTGTTCGACGGTCAGCCGGTGGCGCTGGTTGTGGCCAACGATCTGGAGACCGCCCAGTTCGCGGCGTCCCTGGTTCAGGTCGACTACCACGAGGAGCCGCACGTCACGGACATGCAACGCCAGCGTGATGTGGAATCTGTCTTGAAAGCTGCTGCGGAACCCGGCTCGAGCCCCTTCGCCCCACCAAAGCCGCGCGGCAACGCCAAGGCAGCACTCGCGGCAGCGGCCGTGCGCCATCAAGGCGAGTATTCCGTCCCGATCGAGCATCACAACCCGATCGAGCTCTATGCCTCGACCGTGATGTACGAGCCTGATGGCAAGCTTACCGTCTACGACAAGACCCAGGGCGTTCAGAATGTCCAACGCTATCTCTGCGGCGCGCTCGAGCTCGCACCGGGCAGCGTCCGCGTGCTCTCGCCCTTCACGGGCGGAGCGTTCGGCTCAGGGTTGCGGCCGCAATATCAGGTGGTGCTGGCCGCCTTGGCGGCGCTCGCATTGAAGCGCTCCGTACGTGTCGGGCTCACCCGACAGCAGATGTACGGGCTCGGCTATCGGCCGGCCATGATCCAGCGGATCGATCTCGGTGCGAAAGCCGACGGAACTCTGGAGGCGATTTCGCACGACGCGGTCACCGTGACCTCGCAATACGAGCACTTCTACCGGCAGGAGACCGGCTGGTCCGGCCTGCTCTATCGGTGCCCTAATACGACATACGCGCACAGGCTCGCGCCCCTTGACCTTCCAAGCTCGTGCGACATGCGTGCACCAAGCGCGGCGACCGGCGTTTATGCTCTCGAATGCGCCATGGACGAGCTCGCGGTCGCGCTCGGACTCGATCCTCTCGATCTGAGATTGCGTTGTTATTCGGACCGGGACCAGATTGCAGACCGGCCCTACAGCAGCAAGAACCTGCGGGAATGCTATCACAGAGGCGCCGAAGCGTTCGGCTGGGACAAGCGCAACCCTGAGCCGCGCTCGATGCGCGATGGTAGCGAGCTGGTGGGCTGGGGAATGGCGACCGGCGTCTGGGAGGCATTGCAGGTGCCGGTCGCGGTGCGCATCGTGCTCACCGCCAACGGTCACGCCGAGGTGTCCTGCGCAACCTCCGATATCGGCACCGGCACTTATACGATCATGGCTCAGGTCTCTGCCGACATGCTGGGCCTTCCGATCGAGAACATCAGCGTCAAGCTCGGCGACTCGACGCTGCCGCAATCACCCGTCGAAGGAGGGTCATGGATTGCGGCGTCGGTTGCCAATGCGATCGTGACGACCTCTGGTGTGATTCGCAGCGAATTGCTGAACCTCGCCAAGAAGGCGCCGAATTCGCCACTTTCGGACGTTGAGCCCGATGACGTCCGGCTCGCTGACGGCAAGATCGTGGGCAACAAGGACCCGGCCCGTGCGGTGTCGATTGCGGACGCCATGCGGCAGGGCGGAATCGATCGCATCGAGCGGGAGGAGACAACGCACTTTCCCAAGAACGAAGCGCATTCGCACAACACGCATTCGGCCGTCTTCGCCGAGGTCAAGGTAGACGAGGAACTCGGGGTTATCCGGGTTACCCGCGTCGTCAATGCGGTCGCTGCCGGGCGCATCCTGAACACCAAGACTGCCAGCAGCCAGATTCTGGGCGGGGTGGTATGGGGCATCGGCATGGCGCTGCACGAGGAAACGCTCCTCGACCACACCTTCGGGCGCGTCATGAATGCCAACATCGCGGAATACCACGTGCCGGTGAACGCCGACATACACGACGTCGAGGTGATTTTCGTCGACGAGCCGGACGGCACCATCAACCGGCTCGGCATCAAGGGTTTGGGCGAGATCGGCATCGTCGGCGTTGCCGCCGCGATCGCCAATGCGGTCCATCACGCGACCGGGAAGCGTGTACGCGACCTGCCCATCACGTTAGATAAGGTTTTCCAGTAA
- a CDS encoding FAD binding domain-containing protein — protein MINFQFSQATDVGDALRQIAADPDASFIAGGTNIVDLMKYDVERPGRLIDISHLPLRTVEEAPSGGLSIGALVPNSDLAYHPLVEARYPLLSSAILAGASQQLRNMASTGGNLMQRTRCLYFYDTVTPCNKRDPGSGCSAITGINRINAILGTSEACIATHPSDMCVALAALEAMVHVAGPSGERAIPFADFHRLPGDTPEIDTNLAPDEIIVAVELPPKGFAANYSYLKIRDRLSYAFALVSVAAALEFENGRIKEARLALGGVAHKPWRRTEAEAALQGEAPDREAFAKAADILLQNSRGFGHNDFKIGLARRAIERTLTQAARGTPQVQAIKKIR, from the coding sequence ATGATCAACTTTCAATTTTCCCAAGCGACCGACGTTGGCGACGCTCTCCGACAGATCGCAGCCGATCCGGACGCCAGCTTCATCGCAGGGGGCACCAACATCGTGGATCTGATGAAGTACGATGTTGAACGCCCCGGGCGGCTCATCGACATCTCGCATCTGCCTCTCAGGACTGTCGAGGAAGCTCCGAGCGGGGGCCTGAGCATCGGTGCGCTCGTGCCGAACAGCGACTTGGCCTACCATCCACTGGTCGAAGCGCGCTATCCCTTGTTGTCGAGCGCGATCCTGGCGGGTGCGTCGCAGCAATTGCGCAACATGGCATCGACCGGCGGAAATCTGATGCAGCGCACGCGGTGCCTGTACTTCTATGACACGGTGACCCCATGCAACAAGCGCGATCCCGGCAGCGGCTGCTCTGCAATCACAGGCATCAACCGCATCAATGCCATCCTTGGGACGAGCGAAGCCTGCATCGCGACGCATCCGTCCGACATGTGCGTCGCGCTCGCGGCGCTCGAGGCTATGGTGCATGTCGCAGGGCCATCCGGGGAGCGCGCGATCCCCTTCGCCGATTTCCATCGCCTGCCAGGCGATACCCCGGAGATCGACACTAACCTCGCGCCGGACGAGATCATTGTCGCCGTCGAACTGCCGCCTAAGGGCTTCGCTGCCAACTACAGCTATCTGAAGATCCGGGATCGGCTGTCCTATGCATTTGCACTCGTGTCGGTCGCGGCGGCCCTGGAGTTCGAGAATGGGCGCATCAAGGAAGCGCGGCTCGCACTCGGCGGCGTGGCGCACAAGCCCTGGCGGAGAACGGAAGCCGAAGCGGCCTTGCAGGGCGAGGCTCCTGATCGTGAGGCTTTTGCCAAAGCAGCCGACATCCTGCTGCAGAATAGCCGTGGCTTCGGGCACAACGATTTCAAAATCGGCCTTGCCCGTCGTGCGATCGAACGCACCTTGACTCAGGCCGCGCGTGGCACGCCTCAAGTCCAGGCCATCAAGAAGATCCGGTGA
- a CDS encoding (2Fe-2S)-binding protein gives MDKPLREAREGQHSLSLPPKVTITLHVNGVARTLTVAPWTTLLDALREDLDLTGTKKGCDHGQCGACTVLVDGRRVTSCLVLAIRLEGAQVITVEGLEKDGALHPVQQAFIDHDAFQCGYCTPGQIMSAVALISERRAHSADEIRELMSGNICRCGAYPRIVAAIQQAMAVMGGKP, from the coding sequence ATGGACAAACCCTTGCGAGAGGCCCGAGAGGGCCAGCACAGCCTTTCACTGCCCCCAAAGGTTACAATCACGCTTCATGTCAACGGCGTGGCGCGCACGCTGACCGTTGCCCCATGGACGACATTGCTCGACGCGCTGCGTGAAGATCTGGATCTGACTGGCACCAAGAAGGGCTGTGATCACGGCCAATGCGGCGCCTGCACGGTGCTCGTGGATGGACGCCGGGTGACGTCATGCCTCGTCCTCGCGATCAGGCTGGAGGGCGCTCAAGTGATCACCGTCGAAGGATTGGAGAAGGATGGTGCCCTGCACCCGGTGCAGCAGGCCTTCATCGACCATGACGCCTTCCAGTGCGGCTATTGCACGCCCGGCCAGATCATGTCGGCCGTTGCTTTGATCAGTGAGCGGAGGGCGCATAGCGCTGACGAGATCCGCGAACTGATGAGCGGGAATATCTGCCGCTGCGGTGCGTATCCCAGGATCGTCGCGGCGATCCAGCAGGCCATGGCTGTCATGGGGGGCAAGCCATGA
- a CDS encoding antitoxin Xre/MbcA/ParS toxin-binding domain-containing protein yields MYKSPLFFGIVFPALMVLAGWSAYRAGHLNGFWFLYSVVTPSLVCALGWCAVVLNEIAMRRERQRENHSLRDPGLSRDQQALSAAILEGHNPPDKSRSDRFTDAIEVINLVIPWVGSTARAVAWYRTRPLPGLDGQTAEQLVNQGRAEAVKAQLARMSPINLL; encoded by the coding sequence ATGTACAAGTCGCCGCTTTTCTTCGGCATTGTCTTTCCTGCCCTCATGGTGCTTGCCGGCTGGTCGGCATATCGGGCAGGGCACCTCAATGGGTTTTGGTTTCTATATTCCGTTGTAACGCCTTCTCTTGTCTGTGCTCTGGGATGGTGCGCCGTCGTTCTCAACGAGATTGCGATGAGGCGAGAAAGGCAGAGAGAAAACCATAGTCTGCGGGATCCTGGGCTATCTCGAGATCAACAAGCACTGTCGGCTGCTATACTCGAAGGTCACAATCCACCTGACAAGAGCAGATCAGATCGGTTCACAGATGCGATTGAAGTCATCAATCTGGTTATTCCCTGGGTAGGCTCTACGGCACGTGCAGTTGCCTGGTACCGGACACGGCCTCTGCCCGGTCTCGACGGACAGACGGCGGAGCAGCTGGTCAACCAAGGGCGCGCTGAAGCTGTTAAAGCTCAGTTGGCTCGCATGTCACCTATAAACCTGCTGTAG
- a CDS encoding transposase, whose product MDSCFYASDLTDAEWALLAPLILCRHPAGRRQIYPLWSIVDAIFYLLRTGAQWRLLPHEYPPRCPIFYHYAQWREDGTWEHVTKVLRESDRCRIGRNSQPTAAILDIQSVKTTEMDGPRGYDGAKKVKARKHHLLIDTQY is encoded by the coding sequence ATGGATTCCTGTTTCTATGCCAGCGATCTCACCGATGCCGAATGGGCGCTGCTCGCGCCCCTTATTCTCTGCAGACATCCGGCTGGGCGGCGACAAATCTATCCGTTATGGAGCATCGTCGATGCGATCTTCTACCTGCTGCGCACCGGCGCTCAATGGCGGCTGCTGCCGCATGAGTACCCTCCGCGATGCCCCATCTTCTACCACTACGCCCAGTGGCGCGAGGACGGCACCTGGGAGCACGTGACCAAGGTTCTGCGCGAGAGTGACCGCTGCAGGATCGGCCGCAATTCGCAGCCCACAGCCGCGATCCTCGACATCCAATCAGTCAAGACTACTGAGATGGACGGACCGCGTGGCTATGATGGCGCCAAGAAGGTCAAGGCTCGCAAGCACCATCTGCTGATTGATACGCAATATTGA
- a CDS encoding contact-dependent growth inhibition system immunity protein, whose amino-acid sequence MKNVKPKKWSVAYKTADFISIVTHSGYRGSAIEIGRAYCIVPATINERDLGIAAQECLGKSRFLSLEQIPDFFELGRLKRDHDLWIDELMQKHGFKTKRALFKSMLSCNLTISDDVLTIEPTVHEKLEGWSGRGEEETIVLPADSSPGEVGAAIRAAFERCA is encoded by the coding sequence ATGAAAAATGTCAAACCCAAAAAATGGTCTGTTGCATATAAAACAGCAGATTTTATTTCAATCGTGACCCATTCTGGTTATAGGGGTTCCGCAATTGAGATAGGGCGTGCTTATTGTATAGTTCCAGCGACTATTAACGAGAGAGATCTCGGTATTGCTGCCCAAGAATGCTTGGGCAAAAGCAGGTTTTTGTCACTAGAGCAGATTCCCGATTTTTTTGAGCTTGGTCGGCTTAAAAGAGATCATGATCTATGGATTGACGAGCTGATGCAGAAGCATGGCTTTAAAACGAAAAGAGCATTATTCAAAAGCATGCTGAGTTGCAACCTAACCATTTCAGATGATGTATTAACAATCGAGCCTACGGTTCACGAGAAACTTGAAGGTTGGAGCGGTCGGGGAGAGGAGGAAACTATCGTGCTTCCAGCGGACAGTTCTCCGGGCGAGGTCGGAGCAGCAATTCGAGCTGCCTTTGAGCGCTGTGCTTAG
- a CDS encoding endonuclease toxin domain-containing protein, with protein MTLGTQTLPNGQTPTSTGVNVSGSYASHDIEQVTQATIGAGTITVRDKDKQKQDVKDINRDVDEAQVITKNERAGVQVYASTNAVQEIASGFEGIQANIRNFENLPNNVRNGIDQLAAAGGALGKTVDKALGGILSQLGSPNASRVGAALNSGELDYKALAASLSHCGQQSFNLHDLLFTPAYASGGCPVQLSTGETVYLSKSEQDSCWYAAGKVALGILERSTIGSGAASTGFAAGALAAAGSDLRAMGDLGAYAVALTYGADDPRRKEAEQFFGAMRDQVVTMLKDPAGTLKGAAVEVVNSVQDKAILYAQASAQGDYVAMGRIEGELAYEVGSIIASGGAGGALGKGTLKVLKSAVPKIAEAAELGLGKISLKGTKILDANIKWGGEILEQGMPWKDYLAGQLPKGSRLPANFKTFDFFDEASGVATSAKTLDTMTAAKLADPKQVYYSLKANIDDMANYNKTYRLDNRSVDPNHIEVRQLQVAVPAGTTSAQWEQINRAVEYAAGNNMQSVKLIVTVVK; from the coding sequence GTGACGCTCGGCACGCAGACCCTGCCGAACGGCCAGACGCCGACCAGCACGGGCGTGAACGTGTCGGGCTCGTACGCCAGCCACGACATCGAGCAGGTGACGCAGGCGACGATTGGGGCAGGCACCATCACGGTCCGCGACAAGGACAAGCAGAAGCAGGACGTCAAGGACATCAACCGCGATGTCGATGAAGCGCAGGTCATCACCAAGAATGAACGCGCGGGCGTGCAGGTCTATGCATCAACCAATGCGGTCCAGGAGATCGCATCCGGATTCGAAGGCATTCAAGCAAATATCCGAAACTTCGAAAATCTTCCCAATAATGTCAGAAATGGCATTGATCAGCTTGCGGCAGCAGGCGGAGCGCTTGGAAAAACGGTAGACAAGGCACTCGGCGGAATCCTGAGCCAACTCGGCAGCCCGAATGCTTCACGTGTCGGTGCTGCGCTGAACAGCGGGGAGCTCGACTACAAGGCCCTCGCGGCTAGCTTGTCGCATTGCGGCCAACAAAGCTTCAACCTGCACGACCTGCTGTTCACACCGGCGTATGCCAGCGGAGGCTGTCCGGTGCAGTTGAGCACTGGCGAGACCGTTTATCTGAGCAAGAGCGAGCAGGATAGCTGCTGGTATGCAGCCGGGAAGGTGGCTTTAGGGATCTTAGAGCGGAGTACAATCGGGAGCGGCGCAGCCTCCACCGGATTTGCAGCGGGAGCGCTTGCTGCGGCCGGAAGTGACCTCCGGGCGATGGGAGATCTCGGGGCTTATGCCGTTGCATTGACCTATGGTGCCGACGACCCGCGCCGCAAGGAGGCGGAGCAGTTCTTTGGGGCAATGCGCGATCAGGTTGTGACCATGCTCAAAGACCCTGCCGGCACGCTTAAGGGTGCGGCAGTCGAAGTGGTCAATAGCGTACAGGATAAGGCTATCCTGTACGCGCAAGCTTCAGCGCAAGGCGATTATGTTGCCATGGGGCGCATCGAAGGCGAGCTGGCATATGAAGTGGGGTCAATCATTGCATCTGGCGGCGCGGGCGGGGCTCTTGGCAAAGGAACGCTTAAAGTTCTCAAGTCCGCAGTCCCGAAGATTGCTGAGGCGGCTGAACTCGGCTTGGGCAAAATCTCGCTCAAAGGAACAAAAATTCTTGACGCCAATATCAAATGGGGTGGAGAGATTCTCGAACAGGGTATGCCTTGGAAGGACTACTTGGCAGGACAACTGCCAAAAGGCTCCAGGCTCCCTGCTAATTTCAAGACATTCGACTTCTTCGACGAAGCAAGCGGCGTTGCCACAAGTGCAAAGACCCTAGACACGATGACGGCTGCGAAGCTCGCGGATCCTAAGCAGGTGTACTACTCGCTGAAGGCCAATATCGATGATATGGCAAACTATAATAAAACGTACAGGTTAGATAACAGAAGCGTTGATCCTAATCATATTGAGGTCCGTCAACTTCAAGTGGCCGTCCCAGCAGGAACCACATCAGCACAATGGGAGCAAATCAACAGAGCAGTCGAATACGCAGCTGGCAACAATATGCAAAGCGTTAAGCTAATAGTGACTGTGGTGAAATAA